A portion of the Punica granatum isolate Tunisia-2019 chromosome 7, ASM765513v2, whole genome shotgun sequence genome contains these proteins:
- the LOC116212954 gene encoding transcription factor MYB24 isoform X1, which translates to MEEKGCSSEGPEVRKGPWTMEEDSILVNYIANHSEGAWNSLAKSAGLKRTGKSCRLRWLNYLRPDVRRGNITPEEQLLIIELHSKLGNRWSKIAKHLPGRTDNEIKNYWRTKIHKHINKHRDTSVLYNCDVSKQYKHQGDTGWMDIGTTTGYPTGTCFSQPSHKLIHASICRWSKIAKYLPGRTDNEIKNHWRTKIYKHINKHGDSSVLYNRDTSEQYEHQGDTGWVVIETTTGYPTGTCFSQPSTCQGNTEVSGASSLAEPGTSLVGWSLEDLLSI; encoded by the exons ATGGAAGAGAAAGGATGCAGCTCTGAAGGCCCAGAGGTAAGAAAAGGGCCATGGACTATGGAAGAAGACTCGATCCTCGTGAACTACATAGCCAATCACAGCGAAGGCGCCTGGAACTCCCTCGCGAAATCCGCCG GCTTGAAGCGGACTGGAAAGAGCTGCCGGCTCCGGTGGCTGAACTATCTTCGGCCTGATGTTCGACGGGGCAACATCACTCCCGAGGAACAGCTCCTCATCATAGAATTGCACTCTAAGTTGGGAAACAG GTGGTCGAAAATTGCTAAGCATCTGCCTGGAAGGACTGACAACGAGATAAAGAATTACTGGAGGACCAAAATTCATAAGCATATCAATAAGCACAGAGACACTTCTGTTCTATACAACTGTGATGTAAGCAAACAATATAAGCACCAAGGGGACACCGGTTGGATGGATATCGGGACGACTACGGGGTACCCTACAGGAACATGCTTCTCTCAACCATCGCATAAGTTAATTCATGCGTCGATTTGTAG GTGGTCGAAAATTGCGAAGTATCTGCCCGGAAGGACTGACAACGAGATAAAGAATCACTGGAGGACCAAAATCTATAAGCATATCAATAAGCACGGAGACAGTTCTGTTCTGTACAACCGTGATACGAGCGAACAATATGAGCACCAAGGGGACACCGGTTGGGTGGTAATCGAGACGACTACGGGGTACCCTACAGGAACATGCTTCTCTCAACCATCGACATGTCAAGGGAACACAGAGGTCTCTGGTGCCTCATCACTAGCCGAGCCGGGCACCAGTCTCGTCGGTTGGAGCCTGGAGGATCTCTTGTCAATATAG
- the LOC116214771 gene encoding monodehydroascorbate reductase 4, peroxisomal isoform X2 — protein MSWIVWDPFLGIEVVLGTRVKSADVRRKTLLTAMGETISYKFLIIATGARALKLEEFGVKGSDSENVCYLRDLADANRIVDVMHSSAGGNAVVIGGGYIGMECAASLVISKINVTMVFPEDHCMARLFTPKIAAYYEEYYMAKGVKFIKGTVLSSFDIDSNGKVTAVLLRDGTRLPADMVVVGIGIRPNTSLFEGQLTLEKGGIKVNGKMQSSNSSVYAVGDVAAFPVKLFSETRRLEHVDSARKSARHAVSAIMEPEKTGDFDYLPFFYSRVFTLSWQFYGDNVGEAIHFGDFGGSKFGAFWVSKGQLVGSFLEGGTKEEYEAIAKATRLKPVIEDTAELETLGLEFALAVSQTPVQAPPQPTEVRGPSLILEKPLYVWHATAGVIVAASVAAFALWYGRKRRRW, from the exons ATG TCGTGGATTGTTTGGGATCCCTTTCTAGGAATTGAGGTGGTCCTTGGAACTCGGGTGAAATCTGCTGACGTGAGGCGCAAGACGCTCTTGACTGCCATGGGAGAGACAATAAGTTACAAATTTCTTATCATTGCAACAGGTGCTCGG GCTTTGAAGCTTGAGGAATTCGGGGTTAAAGGATCAGATTCTGAAAATGTATGCTATTTGCGGGATCTAGCTGATGCAAACAGAATAGTTGATGTGATGCATTCTTCTGCTGGTGGCAATGCGGTTGTGATTGGCGGTGGCTACATTGGGATGGAATGTGCTGCATCTCTGGTCATTAGTAAAATAAATGTCACGATGGTTTTCCCAGAAGACCATTGCA TGGCCCGACTTTTTACGCCAAAGATCGCTGCATACTATGAGGAATATTACATGGCTAAAGGAGTGAAGTTTATAAAAGGAACTGTGTTATCCTCATTTGATATCGACTCCAATGGAAAG GTGACAGCTGTCCTTCTTCGGGATGGAACTAGACTCCCTGCGGACATGGTTGTGGTGGGAATTGGTATTCGTCCGAATACAAGCTTGTTCGAAGGTCAGTTGACTCTCGAGAAAGGCGGAATCAAAGTGAATGGGAAGATGCAATCAAGCAACAGCTCAGTTTATGCAGTGGGAGATGTCGCTGCTTTCCCTGTCAAATTATTCAGTGAAACTCGAAGGCTTGAGCATGTTGACTCAGCCAGAAAATCTGCGAGGCACGCTGTTTCTGCTATAATGGAACCTGAAAAAACCGGAGATTTCGACTACCTTCCCTTCTTTTACTCTCGAGTCTTCACTCTCTCGTGGCAGTTTTACGGGGATAACGTAGGAGAAGCTATCCACTTTGGGGACTTTGGGGGCAGCAAGTTTGGGGCCTTCTGGGTGAGCAAGGGCCAGCTAGTTGGTTCCTTTCTCGAGGGAGGGACCAAGGAGGAGTATGAAGCCATAGCTAAGGCCACAAGGCTCAAACCTGTGATTGAGGATACTGCTGAGCTAGAGACGCTGGGCCTGGAGTTTGCTTTGGCAGTCAGTCAGACGCCAGTCCAAGCACCACCTCAGCCCACCGAGGTCAGGGGCCCGAGCCTTATCCTCGAGAAGCCACTGTATGTGTGGCATGCAACAGCAGGTGTCATAGTGGCTGCATCAGTAGCTGCCTTTGCACTGTGGTATGGGAGGAAACGCCGGAGGTGGTGA
- the LOC116214771 gene encoding monodehydroascorbate reductase 4, peroxisomal isoform X1 — protein sequence MGRAFVYVILGGGVAAGYAALEFVKRGVSSGELCIISDEPVAPYERPALSKGYLLPEAPARLPSFHTCVGANEERLTPKWYKEHGIEVVLGTRVKSADVRRKTLLTAMGETISYKFLIIATGARALKLEEFGVKGSDSENVCYLRDLADANRIVDVMHSSAGGNAVVIGGGYIGMECAASLVISKINVTMVFPEDHCMARLFTPKIAAYYEEYYMAKGVKFIKGTVLSSFDIDSNGKVTAVLLRDGTRLPADMVVVGIGIRPNTSLFEGQLTLEKGGIKVNGKMQSSNSSVYAVGDVAAFPVKLFSETRRLEHVDSARKSARHAVSAIMEPEKTGDFDYLPFFYSRVFTLSWQFYGDNVGEAIHFGDFGGSKFGAFWVSKGQLVGSFLEGGTKEEYEAIAKATRLKPVIEDTAELETLGLEFALAVSQTPVQAPPQPTEVRGPSLILEKPLYVWHATAGVIVAASVAAFALWYGRKRRRW from the exons atgGGAAGAGCATTCGTGTACGTAATACTGGGCGGCGGAGTAGCTGCCGGCTACGCTGCTCTCGAATTCGTGAAGCGGGGGGTCTCCTCCGGCGAGCTCTGCATCATCTCCGACGAACCC GTTGCACCTTATGAGAGACCTGCATTAAGCAAAGGTTACTTGCTCCCAGAAG CTCCTGCTCGTCTCCCATCATTTCACACTTGCGTTGGTGCAAATGAAGAAAGGCTGACCCCCAAGTGGTATAAAGAACATG GAATTGAGGTGGTCCTTGGAACTCGGGTGAAATCTGCTGACGTGAGGCGCAAGACGCTCTTGACTGCCATGGGAGAGACAATAAGTTACAAATTTCTTATCATTGCAACAGGTGCTCGG GCTTTGAAGCTTGAGGAATTCGGGGTTAAAGGATCAGATTCTGAAAATGTATGCTATTTGCGGGATCTAGCTGATGCAAACAGAATAGTTGATGTGATGCATTCTTCTGCTGGTGGCAATGCGGTTGTGATTGGCGGTGGCTACATTGGGATGGAATGTGCTGCATCTCTGGTCATTAGTAAAATAAATGTCACGATGGTTTTCCCAGAAGACCATTGCA TGGCCCGACTTTTTACGCCAAAGATCGCTGCATACTATGAGGAATATTACATGGCTAAAGGAGTGAAGTTTATAAAAGGAACTGTGTTATCCTCATTTGATATCGACTCCAATGGAAAG GTGACAGCTGTCCTTCTTCGGGATGGAACTAGACTCCCTGCGGACATGGTTGTGGTGGGAATTGGTATTCGTCCGAATACAAGCTTGTTCGAAGGTCAGTTGACTCTCGAGAAAGGCGGAATCAAAGTGAATGGGAAGATGCAATCAAGCAACAGCTCAGTTTATGCAGTGGGAGATGTCGCTGCTTTCCCTGTCAAATTATTCAGTGAAACTCGAAGGCTTGAGCATGTTGACTCAGCCAGAAAATCTGCGAGGCACGCTGTTTCTGCTATAATGGAACCTGAAAAAACCGGAGATTTCGACTACCTTCCCTTCTTTTACTCTCGAGTCTTCACTCTCTCGTGGCAGTTTTACGGGGATAACGTAGGAGAAGCTATCCACTTTGGGGACTTTGGGGGCAGCAAGTTTGGGGCCTTCTGGGTGAGCAAGGGCCAGCTAGTTGGTTCCTTTCTCGAGGGAGGGACCAAGGAGGAGTATGAAGCCATAGCTAAGGCCACAAGGCTCAAACCTGTGATTGAGGATACTGCTGAGCTAGAGACGCTGGGCCTGGAGTTTGCTTTGGCAGTCAGTCAGACGCCAGTCCAAGCACCACCTCAGCCCACCGAGGTCAGGGGCCCGAGCCTTATCCTCGAGAAGCCACTGTATGTGTGGCATGCAACAGCAGGTGTCATAGTGGCTGCATCAGTAGCTGCCTTTGCACTGTGGTATGGGAGGAAACGCCGGAGGTGGTGA
- the LOC116212954 gene encoding transcription factor MYB57 isoform X2 produces MEEKGCSSEGPEVRKGPWTMEEDSILVNYIANHSEGAWNSLAKSAGLKRTGKSCRLRWLNYLRPDVRRGNITPEEQLLIIELHSKLGNRWSKIAKHLPGRTDNEIKNYWRTKIHKHINKHRDTSVLYNCDVSKQYKHQGDTGWMDIGTTTGWSKIAKYLPGRTDNEIKNHWRTKIYKHINKHGDSSVLYNRDTSEQYEHQGDTGWVVIETTTGYPTGTCFSQPSTCQGNTEVSGASSLAEPGTSLVGWSLEDLLSI; encoded by the exons ATGGAAGAGAAAGGATGCAGCTCTGAAGGCCCAGAGGTAAGAAAAGGGCCATGGACTATGGAAGAAGACTCGATCCTCGTGAACTACATAGCCAATCACAGCGAAGGCGCCTGGAACTCCCTCGCGAAATCCGCCG GCTTGAAGCGGACTGGAAAGAGCTGCCGGCTCCGGTGGCTGAACTATCTTCGGCCTGATGTTCGACGGGGCAACATCACTCCCGAGGAACAGCTCCTCATCATAGAATTGCACTCTAAGTTGGGAAACAG GTGGTCGAAAATTGCTAAGCATCTGCCTGGAAGGACTGACAACGAGATAAAGAATTACTGGAGGACCAAAATTCATAAGCATATCAATAAGCACAGAGACACTTCTGTTCTATACAACTGTGATGTAAGCAAACAATATAAGCACCAAGGGGACACCGGTTGGATGGATATCGGGACGACTACGGG GTGGTCGAAAATTGCGAAGTATCTGCCCGGAAGGACTGACAACGAGATAAAGAATCACTGGAGGACCAAAATCTATAAGCATATCAATAAGCACGGAGACAGTTCTGTTCTGTACAACCGTGATACGAGCGAACAATATGAGCACCAAGGGGACACCGGTTGGGTGGTAATCGAGACGACTACGGGGTACCCTACAGGAACATGCTTCTCTCAACCATCGACATGTCAAGGGAACACAGAGGTCTCTGGTGCCTCATCACTAGCCGAGCCGGGCACCAGTCTCGTCGGTTGGAGCCTGGAGGATCTCTTGTCAATATAG
- the LOC116212670 gene encoding ADP-ribosylation factor-like: MGLSFTKLFSRLFAKREMRILMVGLDAAGKTTILYKLKLGEIVTTIPTIGFNVETVEYKNISFTVWDVGGQDKIRPLWRHYFQNTQGLIFVVDSNDRDRVVEARDELHRMLNEDELRDAVLLVFANKQDLPNAMNAAEITDKLGLHSLRQRHWYIQSTCATSGDGLYEGLDWLSSHIASKA, encoded by the exons ATGGGGCTTTCATTCACGAAGCTTTTCAGTCGGCTTTTTGCTAAGAGGGAGATGCGCATCTTGATGGTGGGTCTTGATGCTGCTGGTAAGACGACGATCCTGTACAAGCTTAAGCTCGGAGAAATCGTAACCACGATCCCAACTATCG GATTCAATGTGGAGACAGTTGAGTATAAGAACATTAGTTTCACCGTTTGGGATGTTGGTGGCCAAGACAAA ATCCGTCCATTGTGGAGGCATTACTTCCAGAACACTCAGGGTTTAATATTTGTTGTCGACAGCAATGACAGGGATCGAGTTGTCGAGGCGAGGGATGAGTTGCATAGGATGCTGAATGAG GATGAGCTAAGAGATGCTGTTCTGCTCGTTTTTGCCAACAAACAAGATCTTCCCAACGCGATGAATGCTGCAGAAATAACTGACAAACTTGGCCTTCATTCTCTGCGCCAGCGCCACTG GTACATCCAGAGCACATGTGCGACCTCAGGCGACGGTCTGTATGAAGGTCTGGATTGGCTTTCCAGCCATATTGCCAGCAAG GCTTGA
- the LOC116212954 gene encoding transcription factor MYB24 isoform X3: MEEKGCSSEGPEVRKGPWTMEEDSILVNYIANHSEGAWNSLAKSAGLKRTGKSCRLRWLNYLRPDVRRGNITPEEQLLIIELHSKLGNRWSKIAKYLPGRTDNEIKNHWRTKIYKHINKHGDSSVLYNRDTSEQYEHQGDTGWVVIETTTGYPTGTCFSQPSTCQGNTEVSGASSLAEPGTSLVGWSLEDLLSI, encoded by the exons ATGGAAGAGAAAGGATGCAGCTCTGAAGGCCCAGAGGTAAGAAAAGGGCCATGGACTATGGAAGAAGACTCGATCCTCGTGAACTACATAGCCAATCACAGCGAAGGCGCCTGGAACTCCCTCGCGAAATCCGCCG GCTTGAAGCGGACTGGAAAGAGCTGCCGGCTCCGGTGGCTGAACTATCTTCGGCCTGATGTTCGACGGGGCAACATCACTCCCGAGGAACAGCTCCTCATCATAGAATTGCACTCTAAGTTGGGAAACAG GTGGTCGAAAATTGCGAAGTATCTGCCCGGAAGGACTGACAACGAGATAAAGAATCACTGGAGGACCAAAATCTATAAGCATATCAATAAGCACGGAGACAGTTCTGTTCTGTACAACCGTGATACGAGCGAACAATATGAGCACCAAGGGGACACCGGTTGGGTGGTAATCGAGACGACTACGGGGTACCCTACAGGAACATGCTTCTCTCAACCATCGACATGTCAAGGGAACACAGAGGTCTCTGGTGCCTCATCACTAGCCGAGCCGGGCACCAGTCTCGTCGGTTGGAGCCTGGAGGATCTCTTGTCAATATAG
- the LOC116214336 gene encoding polygalacturonase At1g48100-like codes for MGSIDIVKVAIVLCLCVTVGTCHAREGKHLRYGKGGGRHHLSSEGLTSKSEKSHGHHKPPPKGHSPPKPPSPPAPTPAPLGSKNSTVFNVLDFGAKGDGHSDDSKAFLAAWAAACKVEASTVLIPSGSDFLVNPVSFTGPDCKPDIVFQLDGKIIAPTSSSAWRKGILHWIEFTKLSRMTITGKGIMDGRGSVWWNDVASYNLDQEDRTNSSLGLVVDAELDKMPNTKPTALQFYGSDQVTVTGITIQNSPQMHLTFDACTNLIVFGIQISSPGDSPNTDGIHLHNSQNVLIHDVDLACGDDCISIQTGSSSIYIHDVNCGPGHGISIGGLGKDNTQACVSNVTVRNAAISNAMTGVRIKTWQGASGSAQNIIFSNIQVSEVQTPIMIDQYYCDHAKCKNQTSAMAVSGITYGDIRGTYTVQPVRLACSDSVPCTGISLSSIQLKPVHSTHHLYNALCWNAHGEVKTDTNPPLIDCLSKGNPAKVPSKISSC; via the exons atgggcAGCATTGACATTGTTAAGGTTGCTATTGTATTGTGTTTGTGTGTAACTGTTGGGACTTGCCATGCTAGAGAAGGCAAGCATTTGAGATATGGCAAAGGTGGCGGCCGTCACCACCTCTCGTCAGAAGGCCTTACAAGTAAAAGTGAAAAGAGTCATGGCCACCACAAACCACCACCTAAGGGCCATTCTCCGCCAAAGCCACCTTCACCGCCCGCTCCGACACCAGCGCCATTGGGCAGTAAGAACTCGACAGTCTTCAATGTGCTAGACTTTGGTGCTAAGGGTGATGGGCATTCAGACGATAGCAAG GCATTCCTAGCAGCATGGGCTGCAGCTTGTAAGGTGGAGGCCTCAACTGTGCTCATACCGTCAGGCTCCGATTTCCTTGTCAATCCTGTTTCTTTCACGGGGCCTGACTGCAAACCAGATATCGTGTTTCAG TTGGACGGGAAGATAATTGCTCCTACGAGCTCGAGTGCGTGGAGAAAGGGTATCTTACATTGGATCGAATTCACGAAGCTGAGCAGGATGACAATCACAGGAAAGGGTATCATGGACGGGCGAGGCTCGGTCTGGTGGAACGATGTCGCCAGTTATAACTTAGATCAAGAAGATAGAACCAATTCAAGCCTTGGCTTAGTTGTTGATGCAGAGCTCGATAAAATGCCAAACACCAAGCCAACG GCGCTTCAGTTTTATGGGAGTGATCAGGTGACCGTCACAGGTATCACGATACAGAACAGCCCTCAGATGCACCTCACGTTCGACGCGTGCACAAATCTCATTGTTTTCGGCATTCAAATTTCGTCCCCAGGGGACAGTCCCAACACAGACGGGATCCACCTGCATAATTCGCAAAACGTGCTCATTCATGACGTAGATCTTGCTTGCG GTGATGACTGTATCTCCATACAAACCGGAAGCTCGAGCATATACATCCACGACGTGAACTGTGGGCCGGGACACGGCATCAGCATTGGAGGACTCGGAAAGGACAACACCCAAGCATGCGTCTCAAATGTCACCGTCCGAAATGCAGCTATAAGCAATGCGATGACTGGCGTGAGAATAAAGACATGGCAG GGAGCCTCAGGCTCAGCTCAGAACATCATCTTCTCAAACATCCAGGTCTCGGAAGTTCAGACCCCGATCATGATCGACCAATACTACTGCGACCATGCCAAGTGCAAGAACCAGACGTCAGCCATGGCGGTCTCAGGCATAACCTATGGGGACATACGAGGAACATACACTGTCCAACCCGTCCGCTTAGCCTGCAGCGATAGCGTCCCATGCACAGGAATATCCCTCTCGAGCATTCAGCTCAAGCCGGTCCACTCGACCCACCATTTATACAATGCACTCTGCTGGAATGCACACGGGGAAGTGAAAACTGACACCAATCCTCCGCTGATCGACTGCCTGAGCAAAGGCAACCCCGCCAAAGTTCCATCGAAGATAAGTTCGTGCTGA
- the LOC116212954 gene encoding myb-related protein 305 isoform X4: MEEKGCSSEGPEVRKGPWTMEEDSILVNYIANHSEGAWNSLAKSAGLKRTGKSCRLRWLNYLRPDVRRGNITPEEQLLIIELHSKLGNRWSKIAKHLPGRTDNEIKNYWRTKIHKHINKHRDTSVLYNCDVSKQYKHQGDTGWMDIGTTTGYPTGTCFSQPSHKLIHASICGRKLRSICPEGLTTR; this comes from the exons ATGGAAGAGAAAGGATGCAGCTCTGAAGGCCCAGAGGTAAGAAAAGGGCCATGGACTATGGAAGAAGACTCGATCCTCGTGAACTACATAGCCAATCACAGCGAAGGCGCCTGGAACTCCCTCGCGAAATCCGCCG GCTTGAAGCGGACTGGAAAGAGCTGCCGGCTCCGGTGGCTGAACTATCTTCGGCCTGATGTTCGACGGGGCAACATCACTCCCGAGGAACAGCTCCTCATCATAGAATTGCACTCTAAGTTGGGAAACAG GTGGTCGAAAATTGCTAAGCATCTGCCTGGAAGGACTGACAACGAGATAAAGAATTACTGGAGGACCAAAATTCATAAGCATATCAATAAGCACAGAGACACTTCTGTTCTATACAACTGTGATGTAAGCAAACAATATAAGCACCAAGGGGACACCGGTTGGATGGATATCGGGACGACTACGGGGTACCCTACAGGAACATGCTTCTCTCAACCATCGCATAAGTTAATTCATGCGTCGATTT GTGGTCGAAAATTGCGAAGTATCTGCCCGGAAGGACTGACAACGAGATAA